A region of the Myxococcus stipitatus DSM 14675 genome:
CTACACGCCCGCCGCTTTCGCGTGGGACCTGTTCAAGGGCCACTTGATGGGGGCGTTCGCCATCGCCGCGCTCGTGATTGGCATGTACGGGCTGGCTCGCCGCACGCGCCACTGGTGGTGGATTCTAGGGGTGCCCGTCGCGCTGCTGATGCTCGTCTCCGCCGCGCTGGACCCCTACCGGAGCCGGCTCTACTTCGAGCAAGAGCCACTGCCGCCGGGAGCACTGCGCACGCGAATCACAGAGCTGATGACCCAGGCGGACATTCCGTTCTCCGACGTGCTCGTCGAGAAGACCTCCGTCGCGTCACGCAGGCTCCAGGCGTACTTCGCGGGCCAGGGTCCCACGCGCACCATCGTGCTCAACGATGTCATCATCCAAGAACTGGGTGAGGAGGAGGTGCTCGCCGCCGTGGCCCATGAAGCGGGCCACATCCACGAGCCCAAGTGGCCCGGGCGTATCGCGTCTTCGCTTGCGCTGGTGGCGCTGCTCTTCGCCATCGACCGGCTCCTACGCAGAGCCTCCACACGGGGCTGGTTCGGGACCACCCGCTTCGCGGACATCCGGACCTTGCCGCTGCTGTCCCTCATCCTGTTCGTCGTCTCGCTCGTGGGAGGCCCCATCGCCGGGACGTTCTCGCGCGAGCGTGAGCGCGAAGCAGACCGCTTCGCCCTGCGACTGACACACGACACCGATGCGTTCCGCCGGATGCTCGTGAAGGCTGCTCGCGTCAACAAGATGGACCCGGAACCGCCGCGCTGGGTCGTCCTCAAGGGCATGAGCCATCCGCCCATCGCCGAACGGCTCGCCAGCTTGCCGACGCCCTGAATCAAAAAAGCGGCCGACAGGTGGGCTCCACCACTCCCTTCCCCTTTCACCTGAGCCCACCCGCCGACAGCCCGCCACCGAG
Encoded here:
- a CDS encoding M48 family metalloprotease; this translates as MEPLFTPEQLAEIHAYHLPYYVRAAVDPFAKVLLLALLLGVLVRPFFRMATSVAGGLERGLGFLRTAPVSRAFFQAMDRLWGEAGWGAAVIFALMTDLFVKLIYAPVDVWFAYTLEHRHGMSNYTPAAFAWDLFKGHLMGAFAIAALVIGMYGLARRTRHWWWILGVPVALLMLVSAALDPYRSRLYFEQEPLPPGALRTRITELMTQADIPFSDVLVEKTSVASRRLQAYFAGQGPTRTIVLNDVIIQELGEEEVLAAVAHEAGHIHEPKWPGRIASSLALVALLFAIDRLLRRASTRGWFGTTRFADIRTLPLLSLILFVVSLVGGPIAGTFSREREREADRFALRLTHDTDAFRRMLVKAARVNKMDPEPPRWVVLKGMSHPPIAERLASLPTP